Part of the Paracoccus sp. MC1862 genome, GCGTAGTAGTCGGCGGCGATGGTGCGGACGGCGCCGTTGCCGCGCACCTGGATCGACAGCTTCCAGCGCAGCTTGATGGTCGGCCCGATCAGCGCGGCCAGCAGCGCAACCTCGGCCACCAGCGCCGCGACCGGCGCAGGGTAATTGTGGCGCGACAGGATATGTTCCAGCACACCGTCCAGACGGGCCACGCGGCCACGCACGCCGGAGCGGTCAAGCTGGAAGGGCAGAACGGTATCGTCCCAGGCGATCTGGTTGATGGTGGTCATGGTGGCCTTTCGGAAATCTGCGCGCCAAAGGTGCGGCGCGGCGTTGCTTGCCGATATAGGCAGGCCCGCGCCGCAACCCAAGGTCAGGCCCAGCCGGCCATGTTCTCGGCGATCACCTCGGTCAGCACGGCGATATGGGCGTCGTCATCGTTCAGGCAGGGGATGTAGGTAAAGCCCTTGCCGCCCGCGTGCTCGAAGGCCTCGCGGATCTCGCCGTTGATCTCCTCCAGCGTCTCGATGCAGTCGGCGCTGAAGGCCGGAGAGATCACCGCGATGTCGGCGATGCCGCGTTTAGCCAAGTCCGCCACATGCTCGACAGTATAGGGCCGCAGCCATTCCTCGGACCCGAAGACCGACTGGAAGGTGGTGTCGATGGAGTCCTCGGGCCAGCCGAGCCGCTCGCGCAGCAGGCGCGAGGTCTTCTGGCACTGGCAATGATAGGGGTCGCCTTCCAGCAGGTAGCGCTTCGGCATCCCGTGATACGAAGCCACCAGCTTCTGCGGGCGTCGGCCCTGAAGCGTGCGCTCGACCGACTGCGCGAGTGCGTCGATATAGTCGGGACGGTCGAAATAGGGCGGGCAGATGCGAGCCGAGGGCTGCCATTTCTGCGTCATCAGCGCGCGGAAGAACTGGTCGTTCGCCGAGGCCCAAGTCGAGCCCGCATATTGCGGATACATCGGCAGGAAGACGATGCGGTCGCAGCCCGCACTGACCATCCCGTCCACCACCGACCGGGTCGAGGGATTGCCGTAGCGCATGCAGAAATCGACGATCACGCGGTCGCCCCAGCGTTCGGCGCAGGTCTGGCGCAGCTTGGCCACCTTGGCCTTGGTGATCGTCAGCAGCGGACTTTCGTTGGCCTCGTTGTTCCAGATGGACCGGTAGTTCGCCCCCGAGGTGAAGGGCCGCTTGCTGAGGATGATCCCCTGCAGCAGCGGCTGCCATTTCCATTTCGGATAGTCGATCACCCGCTGGTCCGACAGGAACTCGCTGAGATAGCGGCGCATCGACCAGTAGTCGTGGCCGTCGGGGGTGCCAAGGTTGGCGACGAGGATGCCGATCTTCGGCTGCGGCAAGGCGGGATGGTCTGCGGGGGCGTGGCGCGGCTGGCTCGGGTCCTGGGGGCGGGCGTGCTGGTTCATGGGGTCCTCTGGCTCAGCGCCGCGGCAAGGCTGGTTCGGGCCGAGCCGGGGCGCAATGGTTTCGGCTGGTTGTCGGCAGGCGCCCATCCGGTCAGGAAGATCAGGTCCAGCCCCAGCCGGATGCGGCCGGGATCCTGCGGGTCGGGGGCGGTTTCGGCAAGGATCTGCGCCGCGCGCCGCAGGATCGTGCGGCGGGTCGGATGGCGCAGGCGGCGGTCGAGCGCGTTGGTTTCCCCCATCGCGCGCAGGTCGCGGGCAAGGTGGAGAAAGTCGCGGTAGCTGACGGCTTGCGTGATCTGGTCGGCCACCGGCAGGGCCAGCCCCGCCCGCGTCACCAGTGCGCCGAGGTCGCGGATTTCGCCGAAAGGGGCGATGCGGGGGGAAAGGCCGCCGGTCACCTCGACCTCGGCCTGCGCCAAGGCGGCGCGCAGGGGGGCAAGCGTCCCAGCCCCCGGCAGCACGGCGATAAAAAGGCCATCTGGAACCAGCGCGCGGGCCGACTGGATCAACTGGCCCACCGGATCGTCGGCCCAGTGCAGCGCCAGCGCGTGGATCACGAGATCATGCTGACCGGGCTGAAGCGCCAGCACCGGCTCGTCCCCCACGACGCGGGCCGCAGGCATGGCGGCGGTCCAGAAAGCGGGATTTCCGGTCACCACGGCAGGTGCCGTAAACGTCCTGTTAATCTCTGACAGCCTATCCTCGATCTCGTCACGGACCAGCGCATGCAGCCAGTCCTCGCGCCCGATGCGGGCCGCGCGGGCGCGGTTGCGCGAAAGCGCGGTGCGGTCGGTCAGGCGCGGCGGGCCGTCGAAGTCAGGGGGAGAAGCGGACATGGGACTGCAACTTAGGTCGTTCGGCTCGGTGATGAAAGCGGGGCGGGCGATTCTGTTCCCGCCGCAGTGCCTCGACTGCGGGGCGGGCGTGGCCGAGGACGGGGCGCTCTGCCCCGATTGCTGGCGCGAGGCCGAGTTCATCGGCGCCTGCCATTGCGAGCGCTGCGGCATCCCCCTGCCCGGCGACGGCGGCGAGGAGGCGGGACTTGCCTGCGACGAATGCCTGTCCGTGGCCCGGCCATGGGACAGGGGCCGCGCGGCGGTGGTCTATGCGGGCAGCGGGCGCAGGCTGGTGCTGGCCCTGAAGCATGGCGACCGGCCCGACCTGGCGCCCTCGCTGGGGCGGTGGCTGGCTGCGGCAGCGGGGCCTCTGCTGCGGCCGGACATGCTGGTGGTGCCGGTGCCGCTGCATCCGCGCCGGATGATGGCGCGAAAATACAACCAGTCGGCGCTGCTGGCGGCGGCGGTGGCGCGGGCGCACGGGCTGCGGCTTGAGGCTGCGGCGCTGCGCCGCACCCGGCACACGCCGATGCAGGACCACGGCTCGGTCGCCGACCGCTTCGCCAATGTCGAGGGCGCGGTTGAGGTGGCGGCGCGGGTCCGGCTGCGGCTGGAAGGCAGGCCGGTGCTGCTGATCGACGACGTGATGGCCTCGGGCGCGACGCTGGGGGCAGCCGCCTCGGCGCTTGCGGCGGCGGGCGCGGGGCCGGTGTCGGTCGCGGTGCTGGCACGGGCGGTCAAGGGCGGAAGCGCGTCGGCTTCGCAGGCAGCATGATCGGGGCTGAGGGCCTGCTTCCACGCTGGCGCAGCCTCCCGCAAGGGTTCCATTTCCGGCGCCTGCAAGCCTGACAGTCACGACAAGGAATAGAGAAAGCCGCGATCACCCTGCAAGAAGAAACCCCGCCCGGTGCCCCCGCAGGCTGCCGATTCGCCCCGCAAGGTCACGGAAGTTCGCCTGAATCACCCTTTCGCCCCTTTTCATCCCGGTCCCGGATTTGCATCTTTCATCCATGCTGCGGATCAACGACACCATCACCATCGCCGATTGGGAACTGTTCGAGCAGTTCACGCGCGCACAGGGACCCGGGGGACAGAACGTCAACAAGGTCTCGACCGCCGTCGAGCTTCGCTTCGAGGCCGAGCGCTCGCCTCACCTGCCCGCTCCCGTCAAGACGCGGCTGCGGCGGCTTGCGGGCCGGCGCTGGACCGGGGATGGCGCCATCCTTATCCAGGTGCAGGACACCCGCAGCCAGGCCCGCAACCGCGAAATCGCGCGCGAACGGCTGGCCGACCTGATCCGCTCGGCCCTGGCCGCGCCCCGCCCCCGCATCGCCACCCGCCCGACGCTGGGCAGCCAGCGCCGCAGGCTTGCCGCCAAGGCCCAGCGGGGCACCATCAAGGCGCTGCGCGGCCCTGCAGGCACGGCGGAGGACGGATGAAGGACCTGCGCCGCAGGCTCGCCCGGTTTCTCGGCGCCCGCACGCCCCGGCTACAGGCCGGCGCGATCTGCCGCGATCCGGCGACGGGCAAGGTGCTGCTGATCACCAGCCGCGACACCGGCCGCTGGATCATCCCCAAGGGATGGCCCATGCCCGGCCGCACCCTGGCGCAGGCCGCCCTGCAGGAGGCGTGGGAGGAAGCGGGCGTCCACGCCCATGCGGCCGAGGATCTGGGCATCTATCACTACGACAAGACGCATGACCGGGGTTTCGCCATCCCGGTCGAGGTCAGGGTGTTTCTTGTCCCCGTCGAGGCGCTGGCTGATTGCTGGCCCGAACAGCCGCAGCGCACCCGGCGCTGGTTCGCCCCTGAAAAGGCGGCCGGGCTGGTGTCCGAGGCCGAGCTTGCCGCCTTGCTGTCCACGCTTGCGCCCCGCCGCCCGGCCGCGCCCTTTTCCACGCGCGCCTGAGGGCGCGGATGGCCGAGTTCCGAATTCTCGACAAGGATCTGGACCGGGTCGCGAATGCCGAAAGCGCAGGGCTTCACTCGACGCGCGCCGTTTTCCGGCTGGGCCTTGCGCTGACCTTTGCGGCGGTGGTCGCGATCGTCGGGACGCTGGCGGGCGCCGCCCTGTCGGGCATGCTGGTCGCGGGGATGCTCGTGGCGACCTTCCTGGCGCTGTCCATCGGGGCCAATGACGTGGCGAACGCGCTGGGCCCGCCGGTCGGCGCGGGCGCGATCTCGATGAGCGCGGGCCTCATCCTCGTGGCGCTGGCCGAGATCGCGGGCGCCATGCTGGCCGGAGGACGTGTCACCGAAACACTGACCACGGGCATCCTGCCCGCCGACCTGATGCATCAGGGAACCGAGCCTGCCACCGTCATGCTGGCCGCGATGCTGGCCGCCGCCATCTGGATCACGCTGGCGACCTGGGCGGGGGCGCCGGTCAGCACCACCCACGCTATTGTCGGGGGCATCTCGGGCGCGGGGCTGGTCGTCTTCGGACCGGGGGCGCTGCAATGGCGCGGGCTGGCCGGGATCGCGACCGCATGGATTGCCGCGCCCATCGTCGCGGCGCTGGCGGGGGCGGCGCTGCTGGCCGTGCTGCGCCGGGCGATCCACCGCGCGCCGGACCGCGCCCGCGCGGCCGCGCGCCTGCTGCCATGGGTCGTGGGCTGCATCGCCGCCGTGCTGACCCTCAACGCCCTTTCGCTCAGCGGCGTCGGCGCACCCGTCGTCCTTGGCGCGACCTTCGCGGTCAGCGCCGCGTCCGTCGTCTTCGCCCGCATCCGCATGGCGGACGAGATCGCGGCCGGGCATCCCGGCCGGCAGATGCTCGACCGGATGCTCGGACCGCCGCTGGTGCTGGGGGCGATCCTGATGGGATTCAGCCACGGCTCGAACGACGTGGCCAACATCGTGGCGCCGCTTGCAGTGCTGGGGCGGTCCACCGAGCTGTGGCCGCAGGCCGAGCCGACCTCGATCCGGCTGCTGGCGCTGGGCGGCGCCGGGATCGCGGTGGGCGCGCTGCTGTTCGGCCGGCGGCTCGTCCACATGGTCGGCAGCCGGATTACCCGGCTGAACACCGCCCGCGCGCTTTGCGTATCGTTGGCGACCTCGCTGACGGTGCTGGCCGCGACGCGGCTGGGAATGCCGGTGTCCACCACCCATGTCGCGGTGGGCGGCGTCTTCGGCGTCGGCTTCTACCGCGAATGGGAGGAGCGCCGCTTCCGCAGCGCCCGGACCCGCGCCCGCAAGCCGCTGCCACCCGAGGAACTGCGCCGCCTTCAACTGGTGCGCCGCGCCGCCGTCCTGCGGACGCTGGCCGCCTGGGTCGTGACGCTGCCCGCTGCCGGGGTCTTGGCCGCGACCCTTGCCTGGATGATCGGCTGAGCCTCAGAAGGCGCGGAAGGTCATCGTCGTCAGCGTCCGGTTGATGCCGGGAATGTCGAACAGCCGTTCGGACAGGTAATGGCCCACGTCCTCATCCTCGGGGACATAGACCTTGGCCAGCAGGTCGTATTCGCCCGAGGTCGAGTAAAGCTCGCTCACCACCTCCCGGTCGTAGATGGCGTCGGCGACCTCGTAGGTCTTGCCGGGGGTGCAGCGGAACTGGACGAAGACGGGACGCATGGGAACCTCTCGAAGGCAGGGGCGCGGGCCAGTCTAGCGGGCTTGCGGCGCGCGGGCCAGAGCGGCGCCCTGTGCCCCCGCCCAGCGCCAGAACCGCGTCATCAGCAGCGCGGCCGCGGCGGTCAGCCCGACCAGCAGTCCCAGCCACAGCCCCGGCGGCCCCATCCCCAGCGGAAAGGCCAGCAGCCAGCCGGCAGGCAGGCCGATCAGCCAGTAGCTGACAACCGCCAGCACCATCGGCACACGCGTGTCCTGCACCCCGCGCAGCAGCCCCAGCGCGATGGCCTGCATGGCGTCGGCCAGCTGGAACAGCCCCGCGTAAAGCATCAGCGAGGCCGCCAGCGCCACGATCACCGGCGCCCTCGGGTCGGCGGGGTTGAGGTAAAGCCCGGTCAGCGCCTCGGGGATCGTCAGGAAAGCGGCCATCGGGACCAGCGCAAAGCCCGCCGACAGCAGGATCGCCGCCAGCGCCGCCAGGCGCAGCCCCTGCGGGTCCCCCGCCCCGTGCGCCGATCCCACCCGGATCGTCGCCGCATTGGAAATGCCCAGATGCACCATGAAGGTCAGACCCGCGATCTGCAGGGCGATGCCATGGGCGGCCAGTGGCTCGGCCCCGAACCAGCCCATCAGGACGTTGGCGCCGGTGAACATCCCCGTTTCCGCCACCAGCGTCAGCCCGATCGGCAGGCCCAGCGCGAAGACGGACCGGAACGCCGCCCAGTCCGGCCGCCACAACCGCTGGAACAGGTGATAGGGTCGCCCCTCGGGCACCCAGGCGGCACAAGCCGCCAGCGCGGCAAGCTGCATCCAGTTGACCGAAAGGCTGGCGATCCCCGAGCCGCGCACGCCCAGTTCCGGCAGCCCCCATTCCCCGAAGATCAGCAGCCAGTTGAACAGCGCATTGATCGGCAGCCCGATCAGGTTGACGACAAGCGCCAGGTTCGGTCGCCCCAGCGCCGCGAGATAGCTGTTCAGCACCATCCCCGCCAGCACCGCGGGCATCGCGGGGATCATCGCCCGCAGCCATTCCTGCCCCAGCGCAGCGATCCGAGGCTCCTGCCCCAAGGCAGAGAGGATCGGCCCCGACCACCACAGAAGCGGCACGATCAGCAGGGAATGGAGGACCGACAGCCACAGCGCCATCCGCGTGGCCCGCCGCACCTCGACCGCGTCGCCGCGAGCGCGCGCGCTGGCGATCACCCCCATGACGCCCAAGGCATAGCCCGACCCGAGCATCGTCAGGATGAAGAAATACGAGGTCGCCAGCACCAGCGCCGCCAGCTCATCGACGCCGTAGCGGCCGATCAGCACGGTGTCCGTCACCCCGATCAGCATCCGGCTGACATGGGTGCCCACCAGCGGCAGGCCGAGAAGGAAGGTGGCGGTCAGATGCGGGCGCAGGCTCATGCCTCGCCCGTTATCCGCATTCGGGCTTCACGGGAAGCCCACCGACCCGAAGGCGGACCGCAGCCGCGGCGACAAGGGCGCGCTGTCCTCTTGTGCCTGTTGCCGCATTCCGCATTCCGCCCGTCCCGGCGGCCGCGGAACGTGGCGCTGCGCCCAGGCAAGTGCCGGGCCTTCACGATCATCTGCAACCCTGCCCGGCCTGCTGGCAAAAGGAGACATCATCGCCCGAACGAGCGGCCTCGGGCCTTTCCTCTCGGCAAGACAGGGGCTCGTCGGCTCAAGCGATGCGACAGGGCGGGCTGTCCCTCATGGGCGCAAGGCCCTGCGCTGGACACAGGGTGAAAGTCATGCCCGACTTGTCAAAGGACCATGGGCGCATAGCCAGGCAGCGTTCCCACCGGAACGGAAACCTGCCATCAAGTCCGAGGCCGGAAGCCTTGTTCCCTCGTCGCAGGTCCGGGCTGCCGAGCAAGGTTCCATCGGCGGACCTCCGATCGGGCGCCGACCTTCATTCCAGCCGCGCCGGCAGCACCATCCCCCGCAGCGCCTCGGCGGCGGGCATCGGCCGCTTGCCCTCGCGCTGGAGTTCGGTGATCTCGACCGCGCCTGTGCCGCAGGCGATGGTGAACCCACCCAGCACCTTGCCCGGCGGGCCCTGCCCCTCGGCTAGCCGCGCGCGCAGCAGCTTCAGCCGCTCGCCGCCTGCCATGCACCAGGCGCCGGGAAAGGGCGACAGGCCCCGGATCAGCCGGTCCACCTGAGCCGCAGGCCGGGTCCAGTCGATCCGCGCCTCGGCCTTGTCGATCTTGGCGGCGTAGGTCACGCCATCCTCGGCCTGTGGCACGGCGGGCAGCGGCAGGCGGTCCAGCACATCGACGATCAGCGCCGCGCCCATCTGCGAGAGCCGGTCGTGCAGGTCGGCCGTGGTCTCCTCAGGTCCGATGGGCGTCTTCGCCTCGGCCAGCACCGGGCCGGTATCCAGCCCCGCCTCCATCTGCATGATAGCGACGCCGGTTTCCGCATCCCCCGCCATCACTGCCCGATGTATCGGCGCCGCCCCCCGCCAGCGCGGCAGCAGCGAGGCATGAATGTTCAGGCACCCGAGCCGTGGCGCATCCAGCAGCGGCTGCGGCAGGATCAGCCCATAGGCCACCACCACCGCCACATCCGCGCCCAGCGCCGCGAACTCCGCCTGCTCCTCGGTCCCCTTCAGCCGCACCGGACTCCGCACCGGGATGCCCAAGGCGTCGGCCGCTGCCTGCACCGGCGAGGGCCGGGGCTTCTGCCCCCGCCCCGCCGCCCGCGGCGGCTGAGAGTAAACGCAGACCACCTCGTGCCGCGCGGCGATCGCCTGCAGCGCAGGAACCGAGAAATCGGGTGTCCCCATGAACACGACGCGCATCACCCGCTCCCCTCTTTCTTCTTCGTGAAATATCCTGAGCTTTTGAGCGCCCGGAAAACAGTCCGGCAGACTGTTGTCAGCGAAAAAGGCAGCGGCGAGTGGGACAGCGCCCCGGTCCGGCGCCTCTACCTGCGCGCCAGCTTCGCCGATTTCGCCACCAGCATCCGCCGCTTCAGCGCCGACAGGCGGTCCACATAGACCCGCCCGTCCAGATGGTCGATCTGGTGCTGCACGCTTGTCGCCCACAGGCCCACGAAGTCCCGCTCCTCGACCTCTCCGCCTTCGTTGAGAAACCGCACCGTCACCGCCCGCGGCCGTTCGATCACCGCCGAGACGCCGGGCAGGTTGGGCGAGGCCTCCTCGTGCGACCGCAGCTTCACCGAGGCGTGCAGGATCTGCGGATTCGCCATCCGCACCGCCTGCCCCCGCCCCTCCGAGGCATCCACGACCGCCAGCCGCAGCATCACGCCCACCTGCGGCGCCGCAAGGCCCAGGCCCGGCATCGCCTCCATCGTGTCGATCATGTCGTCCCAGATCGCCCGGATCTCGTCCGTGACCGCCTCGACGGGCGCGGCGGCGGTATGCAGCCGCCGGTCGGCATAGGGGACGAAGGACCGGACCGCCATTCAGGCCCGCGCCATCTCGCGCTTCATCTTGGTCATGCGGCGCGAGATCATCTGCCGCTTCATCGGGCCGATATGGTCGATGAAGAGCTTGCCGTTCAGATGATCCAACTCGTGCTGCGCGCAGGTCGCCCAGAGCCCGTCGAAGTCCCGCTCGTGGCTTTTTCCGTCCAGGCCCGTCCAGCGCATCCGCACCTCGGCCGGGCGCGTGACATCGGCATATTGCTCGGGGAAGGACAGGCAGCCCTCCTCATAGGTGTTCAGCGCTTCCGAGGTGAAAACGATCTCGGGGTCCACCATCACCAGCGGCGCGCGGGGCGCCTGCGCGTCCTTGGTGCAGTCCATGACGAACAGGCGGCTCAGCACGCCCACCTGCGGCGCGGCCAGGCCCACGCCCGGCGCGGCATACATGGTGGCCAGCATGTCACCGGCCAGGGCCTCGATCTCGGGCGTGATCAGGCCCACGGGGTCGCAGGGCTTCTTCAGCCGGGGATCGGGGAACAGAAGGATGGGGCGCGTCATGGCATTCGCACATAGGACAAGGCTTCCCGCCGCGCAACAAGCCGCTATGGTCGGGCGCGCGTGACAGGAGACCCCCATGAACAGACCCGACCGCTTCGCCGACCCCGACTTCGCCCCCGACTTCGACACGCCCATCGAGCGGCGGGGGACGATGTGCAACAAGTGGGACGACATGGGCACGGTCTTCGGGCTGGACGCGCCCGACGCCCTGCCGATGTGGGTCGCCGACATGGACTTCGCCGCGCCTGCCGGCGTCCGCCGGGCGCTGGAAGAAACCGTCGCCCACGGCGTCTACGGCTATCCCGGCGTGAACCAGCCCTATCTCGACGCGATCCGCTGGTGGATGCGGACCCGCCACGGCTGGCAGGTGGAACGGGATCATATTCTCTCCGTCCACGGCCTCGTCAACGGCACGGCGCTGGCGGTGGATGCCTTCACCGAAACAGGCGATGCGGTGGTGCTGATGACGCCCGTCTACCACGCCTTCGCCCGCGTCATCAAAGCTGCCGGGCGCACGGTGACGGAACTGCCGCTGGCTGTCCGCGACGGCCAGTATGCGCTGGACTGGGATGGCTGGAAGGCAATTCTGACCGGCCGCGAGCGGATGCTGATCCTCTGCTCGCCCCACAACCCCGGCGGCCGGGTCTGGTCGCCCGAGGAACTGCGCGAGATCGCCGAATTCTGCCGCGCCCGCGACCTGATCCTCGTGTCGGACGAGATCCACCACGACCTCGTCCTGCCCGGCACTCCACGCCACACGGTCACGGCCTTGGCCGCTCCCGAGATCGCCGACCGCCTGGTGACGCTGACGGCGGCAACCAAGACCTTCAACATCGCAGGCGCGCATCTGGGCAATGCCATCATCGCCGATGAGACGCTGCGGGACCGCTACAAGGCGCGGATGATGGCACTGGGCATCTCGCCCGGGCTTTTCGGCCTACAGATGGTGACGGCGGCCTACTCGCCCGAGGGCACGGCCTGGGTGGACTCGGTGGTGGACTACATCGCCGGCAACGGCCGCATCTTCGACGAGGCCGTGAACGCCATTCCCGGCATCCGGTCCATGCCCCTGCAGGCGACCTATCTCGCTTGGGTGGACTTCACCGGCACCGGGATGGAGCCCGCGGAAATCCACCGCCGCGTTGAACAGGGCGCGCGGATCGCAGCCAACCACGGCGAAAGCTTCGGCCTGGGCGGCGCGGGTCACATGCGCTTCAACCTCGCCACGCCCCGCGCGCGGGTGGCCGAGGCGGCATCCCGCCTGCGCGAGGCCTTCGCCGACCTGCAATGAGGCCGCTGCGCATGGCCGCGCTGGGGGCGGTGGCTCTGGCCGGGTGGCTCGCCTGGACCGGCGGGATCCCCCTGCCGGTGCCGTTGCCGCCAACCCTGCCGCTGCCAGTGCCGCCGCCGACCACGAACATCCCGATCCCGCGCCCGCCGCGATTGCCGGACATCCGCATCCCCCAACCCGCGCCGGCGATCACCAGCCCGGTTCAGCGCATTCTGGTCGAGAAATCCGCCCGCCGCATGACCATCTTCCAGCGCGATGGCAACCCGCGCGTGATGCCCATCGCCCTCGGCTTCGCGCCCACGGGCGACAAGGTGAAACAAGGCGACGGCAAGACCCCCGAGGGTATTTTCAAGGTGGACCGCCTGAACGACCGCAGCAGCTTCACCCTGTCGCTGGGGCTGGACTACCCCCGCCCCGAGGACCGCACCCGCGCCCAAGCGCAAGGCGTCGATCCGGGCGGCGACATCATGATCCACGGCCAGCCGAATCAGGTGGAGGAAGGCTTCAGGGTCAAGGGCGACTGGACCGCCGGCTGCATCGCCGTCACCAACCCGGAAATTCGCGAGCTTTTCGCCCATAGCTCCCTCGGCATCGAGGTCGAGATCAGGCCATGAGCCACTCGGATGGTCTTTCTTCTTTGCCCAAATATCCTGGGGGAGCCGCGCGCAGTGCGGCGGGGGCAAAGCCCCCTCTTTCACGTCCCCCTCGGCTTGGCGCGCACCGTCGGGTCGGCCGTCATGGGGTCCTCGGGCCAGGGATGGCGCGGATAGCGGCCGCGCATATCCTTGCGGACATCGGCATAGCCCCCAGCCCAGAAGCCCGGCAGGTCGGTCGTCACCGCGATGGGCTTGCCGCCCGGCGACAGCATCTGGATGCGCAGGGGGCGGCCGCCCGCCATAGGGTGGCGGGTGACTCCAAACAGTTCCTGCAGCCGCGCCTCGATGGTCGGCGTCTCGGCGTCGTAGTCGATGGGAATGCGGCGGCCCAGCGGCGTGGTAAACGCCGCCGGCGCGGCCTCGTCCAGCCGCCGCTGGCCGCCCCAGCCGATCAGCGCCTTCAGCGGCTCGGTCAGGTCCAGCGCCCGCAAGTCGGACGCCGTGCGCGCCTTGCCCAGCCACGGCAGCAGCCAGCCGGGGTCGGACAGCAGCGCCGCGTCGCTGATCTCGGGCATATCCGCCACCAGCGCGATCCGCGCCCGCAGCCGGCGCGCCGAGGGCGTCCAGGGCAGGCCGAGGTCGCGCAGCCCCTCCCATGCCGCAAGCGCCACTGCCTCGGGATCGGGGTCATCCAGCGCCCGGTCGGAGAGGACCAGCGCCCCCAGCCGCTCCTGCCGGCGGGCCAGCACCCGGCCCTCGCGGCGGGACCATTCGACCAGTTCCACCGCCTCGATCCGGTCGCCGTAAAGCGCCCGCAGGTCCGCCTCGTCCAGCGCGGCCGCCATCCGCACTCGCGCCTCGCGGGCGTCGCCGTTGAGGTCGGTTGCCACGATCAACTGGTTCGCCCCCAGCGGATCGTTCTCGGCCAGCACCGCTCCCTTGCCTCCTGACAGCACATAGCGCTGCGCATCCCCCTTGCGGCGCAAGCCGATCCGATCAGGGTATGCAAGCGCCGCCATCTTGCCGAGGCTCATCACCGGGACCTTGGGCGCAAGGCGACGCAGGCGGCGGCCTTCCGCGCGGATGCGCTCGACCGCGCCGCGGTCGGCGGGCCAAGGGTGGCGCTCGGCATAGGCGCGGGGATCGCGGATGGCCTGAAGCCGCAGGGCAAGGTCGGCGGGGGCGCCCCGGACCGGGTCGTGCTCGGCCATCAGCGCGGCAAGCTCCGCCGCCTCGCGCCCGGCCGTCAGCAGCATGTGACCCAGCCGGGGATGCAAGGGAAGCGCGGCCAGCGCCCGGCCATGCGGGGTGATGCGGCCCACCCGCAGCGCGCCCAGATCCTTCAGCAGCGCCTGCGCCTCGGCGAGCGCGGCGGCGGGGGGAGGGGTCAGGAACGCGAGCCCCTCCCCGGACCCCCATGCCGCCAATTCCAAGGCAAGCCCGGCCAGATCGGCGGTGGCGATCTCGGGCGGGGCGAAGGCGGGCAGCGCGCCCTCCTCGGCCCGCGTCCACATCCGGTAGCAGATGCCCGGCGCCACCCGGCCTGCGCGGCCCCGGCGCTGCTCAGCCTCGGCGCGGCTCACGCGTTCCGTCACCAGCCGCGTCATACCGGAACCGGGATCGAAGCGCGCCCGCCGCGCGCGCCCCGCATCCACCAC contains:
- a CDS encoding SAM-dependent methyltransferase produces the protein MSASPPDFDGPPRLTDRTALSRNRARAARIGREDWLHALVRDEIEDRLSEINRTFTAPAVVTGNPAFWTAAMPAARVVGDEPVLALQPGQHDLVIHALALHWADDPVGQLIQSARALVPDGLFIAVLPGAGTLAPLRAALAQAEVEVTGGLSPRIAPFGEIRDLGALVTRAGLALPVADQITQAVSYRDFLHLARDLRAMGETNALDRRLRHPTRRTILRRAAQILAETAPDPQDPGRIRLGLDLIFLTGWAPADNQPKPLRPGSARTSLAAALSQRTP
- the hemH gene encoding ferrochelatase, whose translation is MNQHARPQDPSQPRHAPADHPALPQPKIGILVANLGTPDGHDYWSMRRYLSEFLSDQRVIDYPKWKWQPLLQGIILSKRPFTSGANYRSIWNNEANESPLLTITKAKVAKLRQTCAERWGDRVIVDFCMRYGNPSTRSVVDGMVSAGCDRIVFLPMYPQYAGSTWASANDQFFRALMTQKWQPSARICPPYFDRPDYIDALAQSVERTLQGRRPQKLVASYHGMPKRYLLEGDPYHCQCQKTSRLLRERLGWPEDSIDTTFQSVFGSEEWLRPYTVEHVADLAKRGIADIAVISPAFSADCIETLEEINGEIREAFEHAGGKGFTYIPCLNDDDAHIAVLTEVIAENMAGWA
- a CDS encoding NUDIX hydrolase codes for the protein MKDLRRRLARFLGARTPRLQAGAICRDPATGKVLLITSRDTGRWIIPKGWPMPGRTLAQAALQEAWEEAGVHAHAAEDLGIYHYDKTHDRGFAIPVEVRVFLVPVEALADCWPEQPQRTRRWFAPEKAAGLVSEAELAALLSTLAPRRPAAPFSTRA
- a CDS encoding MATE family efflux transporter; protein product: MSLRPHLTATFLLGLPLVGTHVSRMLIGVTDTVLIGRYGVDELAALVLATSYFFILTMLGSGYALGVMGVIASARARGDAVEVRRATRMALWLSVLHSLLIVPLLWWSGPILSALGQEPRIAALGQEWLRAMIPAMPAVLAGMVLNSYLAALGRPNLALVVNLIGLPINALFNWLLIFGEWGLPELGVRGSGIASLSVNWMQLAALAACAAWVPEGRPYHLFQRLWRPDWAAFRSVFALGLPIGLTLVAETGMFTGANVLMGWFGAEPLAAHGIALQIAGLTFMVHLGISNAATIRVGSAHGAGDPQGLRLAALAAILLSAGFALVPMAAFLTIPEALTGLYLNPADPRAPVIVALAASLMLYAGLFQLADAMQAIALGLLRGVQDTRVPMVLAVVSYWLIGLPAGWLLAFPLGMGPPGLWLGLLVGLTAAAALLMTRFWRWAGAQGAALARAPQAR
- a CDS encoding double zinc ribbon domain-containing protein — translated: MGLQLRSFGSVMKAGRAILFPPQCLDCGAGVAEDGALCPDCWREAEFIGACHCERCGIPLPGDGGEEAGLACDECLSVARPWDRGRAAVVYAGSGRRLVLALKHGDRPDLAPSLGRWLAAAAGPLLRPDMLVVPVPLHPRRMMARKYNQSALLAAAVARAHGLRLEAAALRRTRHTPMQDHGSVADRFANVEGAVEVAARVRLRLEGRPVLLIDDVMASGATLGAAASALAAAGAGPVSVAVLARAVKGGSASASQAA
- the arfB gene encoding alternative ribosome rescue aminoacyl-tRNA hydrolase ArfB, translating into MLRINDTITIADWELFEQFTRAQGPGGQNVNKVSTAVELRFEAERSPHLPAPVKTRLRRLAGRRWTGDGAILIQVQDTRSQARNREIARERLADLIRSALAAPRPRIATRPTLGSQRRRLAAKAQRGTIKALRGPAGTAEDG
- a CDS encoding inorganic phosphate transporter, which translates into the protein MAEFRILDKDLDRVANAESAGLHSTRAVFRLGLALTFAAVVAIVGTLAGAALSGMLVAGMLVATFLALSIGANDVANALGPPVGAGAISMSAGLILVALAEIAGAMLAGGRVTETLTTGILPADLMHQGTEPATVMLAAMLAAAIWITLATWAGAPVSTTHAIVGGISGAGLVVFGPGALQWRGLAGIATAWIAAPIVAALAGAALLAVLRRAIHRAPDRARAAARLLPWVVGCIAAVLTLNALSLSGVGAPVVLGATFAVSAASVVFARIRMADEIAAGHPGRQMLDRMLGPPLVLGAILMGFSHGSNDVANIVAPLAVLGRSTELWPQAEPTSIRLLALGGAGIAVGALLFGRRLVHMVGSRITRLNTARALCVSLATSLTVLAATRLGMPVSTTHVAVGGVFGVGFYREWEERRFRSARTRARKPLPPEELRRLQLVRRAAVLRTLAAWVVTLPAAGVLAATLAWMIG
- a CDS encoding Lrp/AsnC family transcriptional regulator, which gives rise to MRPVFVQFRCTPGKTYEVADAIYDREVVSELYSTSGEYDLLAKVYVPEDEDVGHYLSERLFDIPGINRTLTTMTFRAF